A stretch of the Erpetoichthys calabaricus chromosome 3, fErpCal1.3, whole genome shotgun sequence genome encodes the following:
- the hsdl1 gene encoding inactive hydroxysteroid dehydrogenase-like protein 1 isoform X1: MAAVDSFYLLYREIVRSCNCYVETLALVGAFYTASKAVGVARDCYNLVRLHFIPRFISRPNLVSQYGRWAVVLGGTEAIGKAYAAELAKRGLNIILIGQDRSKLEDTAKTIAETYGVETTIIEADFSQGKEVCKPIKQAVTSKEIGILVNDIGVSYERPHYFTELSEVRLWDIINRNITAASLMVHLVLPGMVERKKGAIVNISSGCCCKPTPKMAAYSASKAYLDHFSRALHYEYASKGIFIQSLVPFSIGTESSDCVGLMNISSWLAPSPRVYAQHAVSTLGISHRTTGYWPHSIQFCFAQYMPEWMWGYGSNILYKQYAIKEQAA, encoded by the exons ATGGCTGCAGTAGATAGTTTCTACCTGTTGTATCGAGAAATTGTCCGCTCGTGTAACTGCTATGTGGAAACGCTGGCGCTGGTGGGTGCGTTTTACACTGCGAGCAAGGCAGTCGGCGTCGCGAGGGACTGTTACAACCTCGTCAGGTTACACTTCATCCCCAGATTTATCAGTCGACCTAATCTTGTCAGCCAATACGGAAGATGGGCAGTTGTCTTGG GAGGAACAGAGGCTATTGGAAAAGCTTATGCAGCAGAACTGGCAAAGCGAGGCCTAAACATTATCCTTATTGGTCAGGACAGGAGCAAGTTGGAGGATACTGCCAAAACCATTGCAGAGACCTATGGGGTGGAGACTACCATCATTGAAGCTGACTTCAGCCAGGGGAAAGAAGTCTGCAAACCTATCAAGCAAGCTGTTACTAGCAAGGAAATTGGCATATTAGTTAATGATATTGGAGTTTCTTATGAAAGACCTCACTATTTTACAGAGCTGTCTGAAGTAAGACTTTGGGATATTATTAACCGAAATATAACAGCAGCAAGCTTGATGGTGCATCTTGTGCTACCAGGAATGGTGGAAAGAAAGAAGGGTGCAATTGTAAACATCTCTTCTGGTTGTTGTTGTAAACCAACACCTAAGATGGCTGCATACTCTGCCTCCAAG gCTTATTTGGATCATTTTAGTCGTGCACTGCATTATGAATATGCATCTAAAGGAATATTTATACAGAGTCTAGTTCCATTTTCTATTGGTACTGAATCATCTGATTGCGTTGGCTTGATGAATATTAGCTCTTGGCTTGCACCATCTCCACGGGTTTATGCACAGCATGCAGTGTCTACTCTTGGTATATCGCACCGAACCACAGGATATTGGCCCCATTCCATTCAG